In a single window of the Actinomycetota bacterium genome:
- a CDS encoding D-2-hydroxyacid dehydrogenase, with product MTVFFCTDTMWTRHGDRLLAAAPGLRPVLLAGDEDVADADLSRIEVAYFSGDAWPARAGRFIGACLRAPNLRWLHTFSAGVDSPVFARFLEAGVRLTNSSGSAAPPIAQTAVMMMLALSRDLPAWGVAQREHRWAPHRFAELEGTTLAVVGMGPIGCEIARLGIALRMRVIGCRRTPSGDEVCETWPLHRLDDLLAEADWIVLALPLADGTRGLIGAEQFALMRPGARLVNVGRGELVDEEALVSALVSGQLGGAGLDVFATEPLPADSALWDMANVIVTPHSSGASDLSLERATDIFVDNLERWHRGDELRNEIFA from the coding sequence ATGACCGTCTTCTTCTGCACCGACACCATGTGGACGCGCCACGGCGACCGCCTGCTCGCTGCCGCCCCGGGCCTGCGCCCGGTGCTGCTCGCCGGGGACGAAGACGTAGCCGACGCCGACCTCAGCCGGATCGAGGTGGCCTACTTCTCCGGCGACGCATGGCCAGCGCGCGCCGGACGGTTCATCGGTGCCTGCCTGCGCGCCCCGAACCTGCGCTGGCTGCACACCTTCTCCGCAGGAGTCGACAGCCCGGTGTTCGCCCGCTTCCTCGAGGCGGGGGTACGGCTCACCAACTCGTCGGGCTCGGCGGCGCCACCCATCGCGCAGACGGCGGTGATGATGATGCTCGCCCTCAGCCGCGACCTGCCCGCGTGGGGCGTCGCCCAGCGCGAGCACCGTTGGGCGCCGCACCGCTTCGCCGAGCTGGAAGGCACCACCCTCGCCGTCGTCGGCATGGGGCCGATCGGGTGCGAGATCGCACGGCTCGGCATCGCCCTGCGCATGCGGGTGATCGGGTGCCGGCGCACCCCGTCGGGCGACGAGGTTTGCGAGACCTGGCCCCTCCACCGTCTCGACGATCTGCTCGCGGAGGCCGACTGGATCGTGCTCGCGCTGCCGCTTGCCGACGGCACGCGCGGCCTGATCGGCGCCGAGCAGTTCGCCCTCATGCGCCCCGGCGCACGGCTGGTGAACGTCGGGCGGGGCGAACTGGTCGACGAGGAGGCGCTCGTTTCGGCGCTGGTGTCGGGCCAGTTAGGCGGGGCCGGCCTCGACGTGTTTGCCACCGAGCCATTGCCCGCCGACAGCGCGCTGTGGGACATGGCGAACGTCATAGTCACCCCGCACAGCTCCGGTGCCAGCGATCTGTCGCTCGAGCGCGCCACGGACATCTTCGTCGACAACCTCGAGCGCTGGCACCGGGGCGACGAACTGCGCAACGAGATCTTCGCCTGA
- a CDS encoding CpaF family protein yields the protein MSGRSLVPEHELAPLDVWLHDPDVTEVLVNGEHEVWVERNGRLERAATLPDGRLDVLLERILAPTGRRLDRLCPVVDARLADGSRVCAAIPPVAVDGRCLAIRRFTTATLGLEAFAPPQVCELLVRLVESRCNVLVAGATSSGKTTLLNALAGHLPDHERIITLEDTAELALHTSHVLRLESRDATADGLAAIDVGALLRAALRLRPDRLVLGEIRGDEAFTLVQAMSTGHDGSMATLHASSTVDALRRVEVLSLLAAPAWPLSAIREQVHAAVDHVVLVGRGADGRRQVVEVAEVVADDATLTAAGGERLRLLARADDIVDTPRRSRR from the coding sequence ATGAGCGGCCGATCACTCGTCCCCGAGCACGAGCTCGCCCCGCTCGACGTGTGGTTGCACGATCCCGATGTCACCGAGGTGCTCGTCAACGGCGAGCACGAGGTGTGGGTCGAGCGCAACGGGCGCCTCGAGCGCGCGGCCACGCTGCCCGACGGCCGTCTCGACGTTCTGCTCGAACGCATCCTGGCCCCCACCGGCAGGCGGCTCGACCGCCTCTGCCCGGTGGTCGACGCCAGGCTCGCCGACGGCTCACGGGTCTGCGCGGCGATCCCTCCGGTCGCCGTCGACGGGCGCTGTCTGGCCATCCGCCGGTTCACCACCGCCACCCTCGGGCTCGAGGCGTTCGCGCCGCCACAGGTGTGTGAGCTGCTGGTGCGCCTCGTCGAGTCACGTTGCAACGTGCTCGTCGCCGGCGCCACCTCGTCGGGCAAGACCACCCTGCTCAACGCGCTCGCCGGCCACCTGCCCGACCACGAGCGGATCATCACGCTCGAAGACACCGCCGAGCTGGCGCTGCACACCAGCCATGTGCTGCGCCTCGAGAGCCGCGACGCCACCGCCGACGGTCTCGCGGCCATCGACGTCGGTGCGCTGCTGCGCGCCGCGTTGCGTCTACGCCCGGATCGGCTCGTGCTCGGCGAGATTCGCGGCGACGAGGCGTTCACCCTCGTGCAGGCGATGAGCACCGGTCACGACGGCTCGATGGCCACCCTTCACGCGTCGAGCACCGTCGATGCGCTGCGCCGGGTCGAGGTGTTGTCACTGCTCGCCGCGCCCGCGTGGCCGCTGTCCGCGATTCGTGAACAGGTGCACGCCGCGGTCGACCACGTCGTGCTCGTCGGGCGCGGTGCCGACGGGCGCCGCCAGGTGGTCGAGGTGGCCGAGGTCGTCGCCGACGACGCGACGCTCACTGCCGCTGGTGGCGAGCGCCTGCGCCTGCTGGCCCGTGCGGACGACATCGTCGACACACCGCGGCGGTCTCGGCGATGA
- a CDS encoding type II secretion system F family protein, with protein sequence MNPAAMPVGGAGTGVLALAAIHSTARALNSRSTRRRLRTDVAPGHDEAEPARGAAAGWRRRGRRLDQTIVLADQLGAVAREVRTGSSLTRAIAATDDTDPDWALARAVLATLAENGGPAAEPLDRVASTLRERAALREERKVQAAAAVLSARMLTWLPVLVATWSVLTSADVRQVLLRTPFGWTCLVVGTLLNLAGRRWTRRIVEQAR encoded by the coding sequence ATGAACCCCGCGGCGATGCCCGTCGGTGGTGCCGGCACGGGCGTTCTGGCGCTCGCCGCCATCCACTCCACCGCACGCGCCCTCAACTCACGCAGCACCCGCCGCCGCCTACGCACCGACGTCGCGCCCGGCCACGACGAAGCCGAGCCTGCGCGCGGTGCCGCTGCCGGGTGGCGACGTCGTGGGCGCCGACTCGATCAGACCATCGTGCTCGCCGACCAACTCGGCGCCGTCGCGCGTGAGGTGCGCACCGGCAGCTCCTTGACACGCGCGATCGCCGCCACCGACGACACAGACCCCGATTGGGCACTGGCCCGAGCCGTGCTCGCCACGCTCGCCGAGAACGGCGGGCCCGCGGCCGAGCCACTCGACCGTGTGGCATCCACGTTGCGCGAGCGTGCCGCGCTTCGGGAGGAGCGCAAGGTGCAGGCCGCGGCGGCGGTGCTGTCGGCCCGGATGCTCACCTGGCTGCCCGTGCTGGTCGCGACCTGGTCGGTCCTCACCAGTGCCGACGTCCGCCAAGTGCTGTTGCGTACACCGTTCGGCTGGACGTGCCTGGTCGTCGGGACCTTGCTCAACCTCGCCGGACGGCGCTGGACGCGTCGCATCGTGGAGCAGGCGCGATGA
- a CDS encoding type II secretion system F family protein, with protein MTRRRQRLERRRSAEVPDAMELLVALIRAGLTPVLAVRCAARHAPGHAGVAFAAVVDRLDTGDRLADALDALPHHLGPAATPMAEALATAERYGLPLAPLLDQLAADARAARRRDADQRARELPVRLGLPLVVCTLPSFVLLAIVPVLAGALSSLSATSP; from the coding sequence ATGACAAGACGCCGGCAACGTCTCGAGCGCCGGCGGTCCGCCGAGGTGCCCGATGCGATGGAGCTGCTCGTGGCCCTCATCCGCGCCGGTCTCACCCCGGTGCTCGCCGTGCGTTGCGCCGCCCGCCACGCCCCCGGTCATGCGGGTGTGGCCTTCGCCGCGGTCGTCGACCGGCTCGACACCGGCGACCGCCTGGCAGACGCGCTCGACGCCCTCCCTCACCATCTCGGCCCGGCCGCCACGCCGATGGCCGAGGCTCTCGCCACCGCCGAGCGCTATGGCCTGCCTCTTGCACCGCTGCTCGACCAGCTCGCTGCCGATGCCAGGGCGGCACGGCGCCGCGATGCCGACCAGCGCGCGCGAGAGCTGCCCGTGCGGCTAGGGCTGCCACTCGTCGTCTGCACCCTGCCCTCGTTCGTGCTGCTCGCCATCGTCCCGGTCCTGGCCGGGGCCCTCTCGTCGTTGTCGGCCACGTCACCTTGA
- a CDS encoding DUF4244 domain-containing protein: MHETELRPDPAAPPESGCVRDAPDSALVASTRDRGQATTEYALVMLAAALVALLVVAWATSGGGSGKIGQLFDGVIDGILSRVP; the protein is encoded by the coding sequence ATGCACGAGACCGAACTGCGGCCGGACCCGGCCGCGCCCCCCGAATCCGGCTGCGTTCGCGACGCACCCGACTCCGCCCTCGTCGCGTCCACACGAGACCGAGGTCAGGCCACCACCGAGTACGCGCTGGTGATGCTCGCCGCGGCGCTCGTCGCCCTGCTCGTGGTTGCGTGGGCGACGAGCGGCGGCGGATCGGGCAAGATCGGCCAGCTGTTCGACGGCGTCATCGACGGCATCTTGTCGCGCGTGCCATGA
- a CDS encoding pilus assembly protein encodes MSTSAAPAGRRPDGGQATVEVALVLPLLVMVTLGVVQVAVVAAQQLGILHAAREAARAAAVDADAPGAARAAATRATEIAPLAVSTAVHDGLVTVTVTYDAPTDVPLIGPLLPTVTLRAAVTMARDPPPGGG; translated from the coding sequence ATGAGCACCTCCGCCGCGCCGGCCGGGCGACGCCCCGACGGCGGGCAGGCGACCGTCGAGGTGGCGCTGGTGCTGCCGCTGCTCGTCATGGTGACCCTCGGCGTCGTGCAGGTCGCGGTCGTCGCCGCCCAGCAACTCGGCATCTTGCATGCTGCCCGCGAGGCCGCGCGGGCAGCAGCAGTCGACGCCGACGCGCCAGGCGCGGCGAGAGCCGCGGCCACACGCGCCACCGAGATCGCACCGCTCGCGGTGTCGACGGCGGTGCACGACGGCTTGGTCACCGTCACCGTCACCTACGACGCCCCGACCGACGTACCGCTCATCGGGCCCTTGCTGCCGACGGTGACGCTGCGCGCCGCGGTCACGATGGCCCGCGACCCTCCACCGGGGGGCGGGTAG
- a CDS encoding STAS domain-containing protein — protein sequence MELSLRRHTVGVVEVLALSGEIDLATLPRLRDSLARLVDDAPGTTVAVDLDGVTVLDDTGLGIVLGAAGHARRRGGDLVAVCSEGPLRERLMLTGADRAVRVGANLHEVASGSAPQGHDRPV from the coding sequence GTGGAGCTGAGCCTGCGCCGACACACCGTCGGCGTCGTCGAGGTGCTGGCGCTCTCCGGCGAGATCGACCTCGCCACCTTGCCACGCCTGCGCGACTCGCTGGCGAGGCTCGTCGACGACGCGCCGGGGACCACGGTGGCGGTCGACCTCGACGGCGTGACCGTGCTCGACGACACCGGCCTCGGCATAGTGCTCGGCGCCGCCGGCCACGCGCGCCGCAGGGGAGGCGACCTCGTGGCCGTTTGCTCAGAGGGGCCGCTACGTGAGCGGCTCATGCTGACCGGCGCCGATCGTGCGGTGCGCGTCGGCGCGAACCTGCACGAGGTTGCCTCCGGTAGCGCCCCGCAGGGTCACGATCGACCGGTGTGA
- the dut gene encoding dUTP diphosphatase, protein MRVLLRRAGAVERRVPAPDELLHARHVDAAVVQPGLDLGEVRGEEAAVRADRVATERHLARLGHVLLQEVEGQETRGLERDRRRLDRVEQTRAGVHVDDEGVHHRQHVVGLVNDQVRALGDDLQLVVGDQGRDLDDDILAGIEAGHLQIHPHEHAGETNCGSARVEAGAGSGRAEAALASVPAVLEVPIVQLDDGLALPAYAHPGDAGLDLRARHGAVLGAGGGRALVPTGIAVAIPPGHAGLVLPRSGLALEHGVTVVNAPGLIDSAYRGEIKVVLLNTDPDHPYEVHRGDRVAQLVVLAVDEVGWCVVDDLAGENRGGGFGHTGRS, encoded by the coding sequence ATGCGCGTTCTGCTTCGTCGGGCGGGAGCCGTTGAGCGCCGGGTACCAGCGCCGGACGAGCTCCTTCACGCTCGACACGTCGACGCTGCGGTAGTGCAGCCAGGCCTCGATCTCGGGGAGGTACGCGGCGAGGAAGCGGCGGTCCGTGCCGATCGAGTTGCCACAGAGCGGCACCTTGCCCGGCTCGGGCACGTGCTGCTTCAAGAAGTCGAGGGTCAAGAGACCCGCGGCCTCGAGCGAGACCGTCGACGCCTTGATCGCGTCGAGCAGACCCGAGCGGGTGTGCATGTCGACGACGAAGGGGTCCATCACCGCCAGCACGTCGTCGGGCTGGTGAACGACCAGGTCAGGGCCCTCGGCGATGATCTCCAGCTCGTCGTCGGTGACCAGGGTCGCGATCTCGACGATGACATCCTTGCCGGGATCGAGGCCGGTCATCTCCAGATCCATCCACACGAGCACGCTGGCGAGACTAACTGCGGCTCCGCTCGGGTCGAGGCGGGGGCGGGTTCGGGCCGCGCCGAGGCCGCGTTGGCTAGCGTGCCCGCCGTGCTGGAAGTGCCCATCGTGCAGCTGGACGACGGCCTGGCGCTGCCCGCGTACGCGCATCCCGGCGACGCAGGGCTCGACCTGCGTGCACGCCACGGCGCGGTGCTGGGCGCCGGTGGTGGGCGAGCGCTCGTGCCGACGGGCATCGCGGTGGCGATCCCTCCGGGTCACGCCGGCCTGGTGCTGCCGCGCAGCGGGCTCGCGCTGGAGCATGGCGTCACGGTCGTGAACGCTCCCGGGCTGATCGACTCGGCGTACCGGGGTGAGATCAAGGTGGTGCTGTTGAACACCGATCCCGACCATCCCTACGAGGTGCATCGCGGCGACCGCGTCGCCCAGCTCGTGGTGCTCGCCGTCGACGAGGTCGGGTGGTGCGTGGTGGACGACCTCGCCGGTGAGAACCGCGGCGGCGGGTTCGGTCACACCGGTCGATCGTGA
- a CDS encoding MBL fold metallo-hydrolase: protein MVDGPKPQREEQQPASEVVTEIAPGVLRAQLPINMPGLGHVNMYVLEDERGVAVVDPGLPGKRSWSAINDRLRDASIPLSRVHTVIVTHSHPDHFGGAARLRAETGAEIVTHRRFRVLWDPSEPADHDVEDAADLASPDRPEDAPRHRKPWDPTPWGGQGISLSWKRRLGITVARAFPQMMRLPTPTVRLDDAATIRLAGREWVAVHTPGHTEDHLCLYDPEGALMLCGDHVLPTITPHISGLIGVADPLQQFFASLDKVAAFGPQVRLALPAHGHPFEDLAGRALAIKEHHDSRLQRLRDAATEIGRPATVMEMSTHLFSPRAQGAMADSETFAHLEHLRLAGDMERHDSDGAYHYVLTG from the coding sequence ATGGTGGACGGCCCCAAGCCTCAGCGCGAGGAACAGCAGCCGGCGAGCGAGGTAGTCACCGAGATCGCCCCCGGCGTGCTTCGCGCCCAGCTTCCGATCAACATGCCCGGGCTCGGCCACGTCAACATGTACGTGCTGGAGGACGAGCGGGGTGTGGCCGTCGTCGACCCCGGGCTGCCGGGCAAGCGGAGCTGGTCCGCCATCAACGATCGGCTCCGCGACGCGTCGATTCCGCTGTCACGGGTGCACACGGTGATCGTCACCCACAGCCATCCCGACCACTTCGGCGGCGCGGCCCGGCTGCGTGCCGAGACGGGCGCCGAGATCGTGACGCACCGCCGCTTCCGGGTGTTGTGGGATCCGAGCGAGCCCGCCGACCACGACGTCGAGGACGCGGCGGATCTCGCCTCGCCGGACCGGCCGGAAGACGCCCCCCGTCACCGCAAGCCGTGGGACCCCACCCCATGGGGCGGCCAGGGCATCTCGTTGTCGTGGAAGCGCAGGCTGGGCATCACCGTGGCGAGGGCCTTCCCGCAGATGATGAGGCTGCCCACGCCGACGGTCCGGCTAGACGACGCGGCCACCATCCGCCTCGCCGGGCGGGAATGGGTAGCCGTGCACACGCCCGGTCACACCGAGGACCACCTGTGCCTCTACGACCCCGAGGGTGCCCTGATGCTGTGCGGCGATCACGTGCTGCCGACGATCACCCCCCACATCAGCGGCCTGATCGGCGTGGCCGACCCGCTGCAGCAGTTCTTCGCCTCACTCGACAAGGTCGCTGCGTTCGGACCGCAGGTGCGCCTGGCACTGCCCGCCCACGGGCACCCCTTCGAAGACCTCGCCGGCAGGGCACTCGCCATCAAGGAGCACCACGACTCCCGGCTGCAGCGGTTGCGCGACGCGGCGACGGAGATCGGCCGACCGGCCACGGTGATGGAGATGTCGACGCACCTGTTCTCCCCCCGGGCGCAGGGCGCGATGGCCGACAGCGAGACGTTCGCGCATCTGGAGCACCTCCGCCTGGCGGGCGACATGGAGCGCCACGACAGCGATGGCGCATACCACTACGTGCTCACGGGCTGA
- a CDS encoding WhiB family transcriptional regulator, translated as MITIEITELELELEIELAAAALLDTAPRPAARCADGNGTLTHLFFSDDLVDIARAKAICARCPLREPCLEGALARVEPWGVWGGELVDTGRIVATKRPRGRPPKHPRPVIVVDEDRHVREVASIDEIDVDTEVAVRVA; from the coding sequence ATGATCACCATCGAGATCACCGAACTGGAACTGGAGCTCGAGATCGAGCTCGCCGCGGCGGCGCTGCTCGACACCGCGCCGCGCCCCGCCGCCCGCTGCGCAGACGGAAACGGCACGCTCACCCACCTGTTCTTCAGCGACGACCTGGTGGACATCGCGAGGGCTAAGGCGATCTGTGCCCGCTGCCCGCTGCGTGAGCCGTGCCTCGAGGGCGCCCTCGCGCGGGTCGAGCCGTGGGGGGTGTGGGGTGGCGAGCTGGTCGACACCGGCCGCATCGTCGCCACCAAGCGACCCCGCGGCCGACCGCCCAAGCACCCCCGGCCGGTGATCGTCGTCGACGAGGACCGCCACGTGCGCGAGGTGGCCTCGATCGACGAGATCGACGTCGACACCGAGGTCGCCGTCCGCGTCGCCTGA
- a CDS encoding TlpA family protein disulfide reductase — translation MDRRLIAPLVALGIVGIAVGVVAITSGDDGDTLVLDEPGEYQQPGIGTNAPLTGTTLTDATVVDLDGAELQISSLVGQPMVINVWYSTCPPCKRELPAFAAAHSTYGDRVRFVGVNTFDDAETTRSFAADYGVEYELVRDPNGEFISANRVAAFPTTLFVAPDGTITRQRAGELSEAELTEFIEELLS, via the coding sequence GTGGACCGTCGCCTGATCGCTCCGCTCGTCGCGCTCGGGATCGTCGGCATCGCTGTCGGTGTGGTCGCCATCACGAGCGGCGACGACGGCGACACGCTCGTACTCGACGAACCCGGCGAGTACCAGCAGCCCGGCATCGGCACGAACGCACCGCTCACCGGCACCACGCTCACCGACGCGACCGTCGTCGACCTCGACGGCGCCGAGCTGCAGATCTCCTCCCTCGTCGGACAGCCGATGGTGATCAACGTCTGGTACTCCACGTGCCCGCCGTGCAAACGCGAGCTGCCGGCGTTCGCCGCTGCGCACAGCACCTACGGCGACCGGGTGCGCTTCGTCGGCGTGAACACCTTCGACGACGCGGAGACCACCAGGTCGTTCGCCGCCGACTACGGGGTGGAGTACGAGCTGGTTCGCGACCCGAACGGCGAGTTCATCTCCGCCAATCGTGTCGCCGCGTTCCCGACGACGCTGTTCGTCGCCCCCGACGGCACGATCACCCGCCAGCGTGCAGGTGAGCTGAGCGAGGCCGAGCTGACCGAGTTCATCGAGGAGCTGCTCTCGTGA
- a CDS encoding cytochrome c biogenesis protein CcdA, protein MIALDSRLSTAFAAGLLAAVNPCGFVLLPTYLMFFLGLSGRPGTQRASVQRALVVSAALSLGFFSVFLVVGTISRLFTDWINQNAKYVALLVGIGLVCLGVAMLFGYRLPLSTPKLEAGGRDRTVVSMYLFGVAYAVASIGCTIGPFSAVVLGTISAEGFAKGLVAIALYGLAMALLVTALTVSLALAQSWLVHVLRSGMRYVELASAAIMILSGLYLTWYWYNDIRQQSDDVTGELLGWQGELERWIQAHRGVLAAVFAAIVVAAVVFVVVRRDRSDRPTPSS, encoded by the coding sequence GTGATCGCACTCGACAGCCGCCTGTCGACGGCGTTCGCGGCCGGGTTGCTGGCTGCGGTCAACCCGTGCGGTTTCGTGCTCTTGCCCACCTACTTGATGTTCTTCCTCGGCTTGAGCGGCCGGCCCGGCACCCAGCGGGCCTCGGTGCAGCGGGCGCTCGTCGTGAGCGCCGCGCTGTCGCTCGGCTTCTTCAGTGTCTTCCTCGTCGTCGGCACGATCAGCCGGTTGTTCACCGACTGGATCAACCAGAACGCGAAGTACGTCGCCCTTCTGGTGGGCATCGGCCTGGTCTGCCTCGGCGTGGCGATGCTGTTCGGCTACCGGCTGCCGCTGTCCACCCCGAAGCTCGAAGCAGGAGGCCGCGACCGCACCGTGGTGTCGATGTACCTGTTCGGCGTGGCGTACGCGGTGGCCTCCATCGGCTGCACCATCGGCCCGTTCAGCGCCGTGGTGCTCGGCACGATCTCGGCCGAAGGCTTCGCCAAGGGACTCGTCGCCATCGCTCTCTACGGCCTGGCGATGGCCCTGCTGGTGACGGCGCTGACCGTGTCGCTGGCCCTCGCGCAGAGCTGGCTGGTGCACGTTCTGCGGTCGGGGATGCGCTACGTCGAGCTCGCCTCGGCGGCGATCATGATCCTGTCCGGGCTGTACCTGACTTGGTACTGGTACAACGACATTCGCCAGCAGTCCGACGACGTCACCGGCGAGTTGCTCGGTTGGCAGGGCGAGCTCGAACGCTGGATCCAGGCCCACCGCGGCGTGCTGGCGGCGGTGTTCGCCGCGATCGTCGTCGCTGCCGTCGTCTTCGTGGTCGTACGCCGCGACCGCAGCGACCGGCCCACTCCGTCGTCGTGA
- the pdxH gene encoding pyridoxamine 5'-phosphate oxidase, with product MNLRDRRVQYETPGIDRDDLADDPVVQWHRWYDEAVEAGAIEPNAMTLATVGLDGVPDARMLLVRDVDARGITFFSNYTSTKATQLAAAPSAAAVFAWLELHRQVRVRGAVSAVDATESDVYFASRPRGSQIGAWASPQSSPIADRAELERLVVEAEQRFIGDVPRPAHWGGWRLEPLSYEFWQGRPSRLHDRFRYTRTLDGERVVWQIERLAP from the coding sequence ATGAACCTTCGCGACAGGCGGGTGCAATACGAGACCCCGGGCATCGATCGCGACGATCTCGCCGACGACCCGGTGGTGCAGTGGCACCGCTGGTACGACGAGGCGGTGGAGGCCGGGGCGATCGAGCCCAACGCGATGACGCTGGCCACGGTCGGCCTCGACGGCGTGCCCGACGCGAGGATGCTGCTCGTGCGTGACGTCGACGCGCGCGGGATCACGTTCTTCTCCAACTACACGAGCACGAAGGCCACCCAGCTCGCGGCCGCGCCGTCGGCGGCGGCGGTGTTCGCCTGGCTGGAATTGCACCGCCAGGTGCGGGTGCGCGGCGCGGTGTCGGCGGTGGACGCCACCGAGAGCGACGTCTACTTCGCCAGTCGGCCGAGAGGAAGCCAGATCGGCGCGTGGGCATCTCCGCAGAGCAGCCCGATCGCCGATCGGGCCGAGCTCGAGCGCCTCGTCGTCGAGGCCGAGCAACGCTTCATCGGAGACGTGCCGCGCCCTGCGCATTGGGGTGGGTGGCGACTGGAGCCGCTGTCGTACGAGTTCTGGCAGGGACGCCCGAGCCGGCTGCACGACCGGTTCCGTTACACGCGCACGCTCGACGGCGAGCGGGTCGTGTGGCAAATCGAGCGCCTCGCGCCCTGA
- the serS gene encoding serine--tRNA ligase — protein sequence MIDVRLLRSDPDAVRAALARRADPEMLDQLEKAIALDAEIREITGRRDDVRSQINELSREVAQLRRQGDTAGAEQSQARSRVLGEDERVMAAEFDLVQAKLRELLLRIPNLPHPSAPDGLTDADNPVVKGPVGLPDEFAAHQRVPHWEIGTRLGILDNERAVKIAGSMFAMQRGAGAAMVRALCQLALDRNADAFEEIRPPTLVTSATLTATGHLPKFADDAFAVERDDLWLIPTAEVPLTSLYAGEVLDADALPVRVMAYTPCYRREAGSAGRDTRGMLRTHEFDKVEILSVASAEQAPQLLDELVARAEGTIGALGLPYRVVEICTGDMGQSHHRSFDIEVYAPGCDQWLEVSSISWFGDYQARRADIRLRRPGQKGTEVAHTLNGSALAVPRVWAAILENYHQPDGTVLVPEALRPYMRGVERIGAAGREERR from the coding sequence GTGATCGACGTTCGCCTGCTCCGCTCCGATCCAGATGCCGTACGAGCCGCTCTCGCCCGGCGCGCCGATCCGGAGATGCTCGACCAGCTGGAGAAGGCGATCGCGCTCGACGCCGAGATCCGCGAGATCACCGGGCGCCGCGACGACGTACGGTCGCAGATCAACGAGCTCTCCCGCGAGGTCGCTCAGCTCCGCCGGCAGGGCGACACCGCGGGCGCGGAGCAATCCCAGGCCCGCAGCCGGGTTCTCGGCGAGGACGAACGGGTGATGGCAGCCGAGTTCGATCTCGTGCAGGCGAAGCTGCGCGAGCTGCTGCTGCGCATTCCCAACCTGCCGCACCCGAGCGCGCCCGACGGCCTCACCGACGCCGACAACCCGGTGGTGAAGGGCCCGGTCGGGCTGCCCGACGAGTTCGCCGCGCACCAGCGGGTGCCGCACTGGGAGATCGGCACCCGGCTGGGCATCCTCGACAACGAGCGGGCGGTGAAGATCGCCGGGTCGATGTTCGCGATGCAACGGGGCGCGGGGGCCGCGATGGTGAGGGCGCTCTGCCAACTCGCGCTCGACCGCAACGCCGACGCGTTCGAGGAGATCCGTCCGCCGACCCTCGTCACCAGCGCCACGCTCACCGCGACCGGCCACCTGCCGAAGTTCGCCGACGACGCCTTCGCCGTGGAGCGTGACGATCTGTGGCTGATCCCCACCGCCGAGGTGCCGCTCACGTCGCTGTACGCGGGCGAGGTGCTCGATGCCGACGCGCTGCCGGTGAGGGTGATGGCCTACACCCCGTGCTACCGCCGCGAGGCGGGCTCGGCCGGACGTGACACGCGCGGCATGCTGCGCACCCACGAGTTCGACAAGGTGGAGATCCTGTCGGTCGCGAGCGCGGAGCAGGCGCCACAGCTGCTCGACGAGCTCGTCGCGCGTGCAGAGGGCACGATCGGCGCGCTCGGGTTGCCGTACCGGGTGGTCGAGATCTGCACCGGAGACATGGGCCAGAGCCACCACCGCAGCTTCGACATCGAGGTGTACGCACCGGGTTGCGACCAGTGGCTAGAGGTCAGCTCGATCAGCTGGTTCGGCGACTACCAGGCGCGCCGTGCCGACATCCGCCTGCGCCGCCCCGGGCAGAAGGGCACCGAGGTGGCCCACACTCTGAACGGGTCTGCGCTCGCGGTGCCGCGGGTCTGGGCGGCCATCCTCGAGAACTACCACCAGCCCGACGGCACGGTCCTCGTACCCGAGGCGCTGCGGCCCTACATGCGCGGCGTGGAGCGCATCGGTGCAGCCGGCCGAGAGGAGAGGCGATGA